One region of Carbonactinospora thermoautotrophica genomic DNA includes:
- a CDS encoding IS4 family transposase, whose protein sequence is MVGSGLVDRVALGVLTRSVPAGLVDEVVAECGRRERRRRKLPARLVVYYVLAMCLFPRAGYEEVARLLVEGLPGWVRWRVPNKSSISRARARLGAEVVRRLFARVAGPVAGPGTPGALWRGLRVMAVDGTVLEVPDSPGNAEAFGGQTGAGGVRVGYPQVRVVTLAECGTHAIADAEVGAYTEGEPGLVRRLARATGAGMLVLADRGLLGVALWRAFTATGAHLLVRARHQVANKIISVLPDGSYLARLSPCHKSAHWGGSPPGPVTVRIIEYTVDGGEVIRLATSLLDPQAAPAAELASLYHQRWEIESAYREFKTYQRGAGLVLRSRDPEGVRQEVWAHLVVYQAIRDLICHAAPGAAHGDPDRLSFTRALNIVRRSIPAQAGLSPLPPGPSGPPGLR, encoded by the coding sequence GTGGTTGGGTCTGGGTTGGTGGACCGGGTGGCGTTGGGGGTGTTGACCCGGTCGGTGCCGGCGGGGCTGGTGGATGAGGTGGTCGCCGAGTGTGGCCGGCGTGAGCGGCGTCGCCGTAAGTTGCCGGCGCGGTTGGTCGTCTACTACGTGTTGGCGATGTGCCTGTTCCCGCGGGCCGGGTATGAGGAGGTCGCCCGGCTGCTGGTGGAGGGCTTGCCGGGGTGGGTGCGGTGGCGGGTGCCGAACAAGTCCTCGATCAGTCGGGCGCGGGCGCGGCTGGGTGCCGAGGTGGTGCGCCGGTTGTTCGCGCGGGTGGCGGGCCCGGTGGCCGGTCCGGGCACGCCGGGGGCGTTGTGGCGGGGTTTGCGGGTGATGGCGGTGGACGGCACGGTGCTGGAGGTGCCGGACTCGCCGGGCAACGCCGAGGCGTTCGGGGGCCAGACCGGCGCCGGTGGGGTGCGGGTGGGCTATCCGCAGGTGCGGGTGGTGACGTTGGCCGAGTGTGGCACGCACGCGATCGCCGATGCCGAGGTGGGTGCCTACACCGAGGGGGAGCCGGGGTTGGTGCGCCGGTTGGCCCGCGCGACGGGTGCGGGGATGCTGGTGCTGGCCGACCGGGGCCTGCTCGGGGTGGCGTTGTGGCGGGCCTTCACCGCGACCGGGGCGCACCTGCTGGTGCGGGCAAGGCACCAGGTGGCCAACAAGATCATCAGTGTGCTGCCCGACGGCTCCTACCTGGCCCGGCTCAGCCCGTGTCACAAGAGCGCCCACTGGGGCGGTTCGCCCCCCGGCCCGGTCACTGTCCGGATCATCGAGTACACCGTCGATGGCGGGGAGGTGATCCGGCTGGCGACCAGCCTGCTCGACCCCCAGGCCGCGCCGGCCGCGGAGCTGGCGTCCCTCTACCACCAGCGGTGGGAGATCGAATCGGCCTACCGGGAGTTCAAGACCTACCAGCGCGGAGCCGGTCTGGTACTGCGCTCCCGCGACCCCGAAGGCGTCCGCCAGGAGGTGTGGGCCCACCTGGTCGTCTACCAGGCGATCCGGGACCTGATCTGCCATGCCGCCCCCGGCGCGGCCCACGGTGACCCCGACCGGCTCTCCTTCACCCGCGCCTTGAACATCGTCCGCCGTTCGATTCCCGCCCAGGCCGGGCTTTCCCCCCTCCCGCCTGGCCCGAGCGGTCCGCCAGGCCTGCGCTGA
- a CDS encoding VOC family protein, with product MALLSSNVERTVRFYQELLEFPLTDIFENRDYKGSNHFFFDIGNGNLLAFFDFPDLDLGPYAEVLGGLHHIAISVEPQKWERLKRKLDDAGVPYQLESGTSLYFRDPDGARLELIADPLGEMYGKKVG from the coding sequence GTGGCGCTGCTGTCCTCGAACGTCGAGCGGACCGTGCGCTTCTACCAGGAGCTGCTGGAGTTCCCGCTCACCGACATCTTCGAGAACCGGGACTACAAGGGCTCCAACCACTTCTTCTTCGACATCGGCAACGGCAACCTGCTCGCGTTCTTCGACTTCCCCGACCTGGATCTCGGCCCGTATGCGGAGGTACTGGGCGGGCTGCACCACATCGCGATCTCGGTGGAGCCGCAGAAGTGGGAGCGGCTGAAGCGCAAGCTCGACGACGCGGGCGTGCCGTACCAGCTGGAGAGCGGCACCTCCCTGTACTTCCGCGACCCGGACGGCGCGCGGCTGGAGCTGATCGCCGACCCGCTCGGCGAGATGTACGGCAAGAAGGTCGGCTAG
- a CDS encoding maleylacetate reductase, which produces MRAFVHELVSGRVVFGAGALTEVPDEVARLGGRRVLVIHGEHEKRLVDRLTEELGDRVAARIGEVTQHVPVEQARAAVARADEAEADLLLTIGGGSAVGLAKAVARERGLPILAVPTTYAGSEMTPVWGLTEAGRKTTGRDPRVLPRTVVYDPELTVSLPPDLTAASGMNALAHCVEALYAPDLSPVLALVAVEAMLALADALPRCVAEPADLTARGEALYGAWLAGMCAGNATMGLHHKLAHVLGGTYGLPHAPTHAVLLPYTMAYNRVAVPEVIQRIGDMLGADDAVGAVWQLARSIGAPASLRAVGLRESAIDEVASTVARTDVVNPRPVTYEGVRELLAAAYAGQPPA; this is translated from the coding sequence ATGAGGGCGTTCGTACACGAGCTGGTCTCGGGGCGTGTCGTGTTCGGCGCCGGCGCCTTGACCGAGGTACCCGACGAGGTTGCCCGGCTCGGCGGCCGACGTGTCCTCGTCATCCACGGCGAGCACGAGAAGCGGCTCGTGGACCGGCTGACTGAGGAGCTCGGCGACCGGGTCGCCGCCCGGATCGGCGAGGTCACCCAGCACGTGCCGGTCGAGCAGGCGCGCGCCGCGGTGGCGCGGGCCGACGAGGCAGAGGCGGACCTGCTGCTCACGATCGGCGGCGGGTCGGCCGTGGGGCTGGCCAAGGCGGTCGCGCGCGAGCGGGGGCTGCCGATCCTCGCGGTCCCGACGACGTACGCCGGCAGCGAGATGACCCCGGTCTGGGGGCTGACCGAGGCCGGTCGCAAGACGACCGGCCGTGACCCGCGCGTGCTGCCCCGCACCGTCGTGTACGACCCCGAGCTGACCGTGAGCCTGCCGCCCGACCTGACCGCGGCGAGCGGCATGAACGCGCTCGCGCACTGCGTGGAGGCGCTGTACGCGCCGGACCTGTCCCCGGTGCTCGCCCTCGTCGCCGTCGAGGCGATGCTCGCGCTGGCGGACGCGCTGCCGCGCTGCGTGGCCGAGCCGGCCGACCTGACGGCGCGCGGCGAGGCCCTGTACGGGGCGTGGCTGGCCGGCATGTGCGCCGGCAACGCGACCATGGGCCTGCACCACAAGCTCGCGCACGTGCTCGGCGGGACGTACGGGCTGCCGCACGCCCCGACGCACGCCGTGTTGCTGCCGTACACCATGGCCTACAACCGGGTGGCGGTACCGGAGGTGATACAGCGGATCGGGGACATGCTGGGCGCCGACGACGCCGTGGGCGCCGTCTGGCAACTGGCCCGGTCGATCGGCGCGCCGGCCAGCCTGCGCGCGGTCGGGCTGCGGGAGAGCGCGATCGACGAGGTCGCCTCGACCGTGGCCCGGACGGACGTGGTCAACCCGCGCCCGGTCACCTACGAGGGCGTCCGTGAGCTGCTCGCCGCGGCGTACGCGGGCCAGCCCCCGGCCTAG
- the tmk gene encoding dTMP kinase produces the protein MTPSHDLRAVLRITPFRRLWIALSMSSLGDWLGLLATTALASELSAGSYAGQSLAVAGVFVLRLLPAVVFGPLAGVVADRLDRRWTMVVGDVLRFALFLSIPFVWNLWWLYVATFLIEAISLFWLPAKEASIPNLVPRHRLEAANQLNLITAYGSAPVAAAAFVLLTLIAKALGVTTSVFRNSPVDLALYFNALTFLFSGLTIWRLKEIKAARGASPYAPHSSVLRSLVEGWRFVGKTPAVRGLIFGMLGAFAAGGVVVGVARRFVEDLGGGDPAYGVLFGAVFTGMAAGLLVGPRLLAGFSRRRLFGLSITAAGTLLTLIGLIPNLTIVVLITFVLGAFGGVAWVTGYTLLGLEVDDAVRGRTFAFVQTMVRVTLVLVLAAAPALTALIGRHAFVIGDTVLVAYTGTAITLVFSGLLAAAVGVVSYRQMDDRKGTPLLPDLLAAIKGEPLAARRFVKTGYFIAFEGGDGAGKSTQAERLAEWIRAKGHEVVVTHEPGATALGKRLRELLLDVRTEGLSPRAEALLYAADRAQHVDEVIRPALARGAIVISDRYMDSSIAYQGAGRDLPAPEVARLSRWATGGLVPDLTVVLDLSPTEGLKRSMGPADRLESEPLEFHERVRQGYLSLAARDPGRYLVVDATKPADEVFAAITERLEVSLPLSAQERERLEAELRRQEEECRRREEEDRRRAHEQRLVEKERRRIEAEQRRLEAARRKAEKARRRQEERQRREAERQNRLAEERRRREEEQRRAEAAVPEEPRTPAGTAGEAVHAAGKELGGPGALAAASGAAAAEDETAASAADGGEAPGAVEDQGGAGTESGRAAVEGGDPVATGGEAAQQDETRVLPKVDTGSADAAGSQAGARAGTGDGTVRDYETKVLPPVAVAGTEEGAVESTGRAGAEDRTQLVPRVDAAAETALIPRVPGEVDETRVLPALPDDTLGQPMSLADELLGTDQDRERRGER, from the coding sequence GTGACGCCCTCCCACGATCTCAGAGCGGTCCTGCGGATCACCCCGTTCCGTAGGCTGTGGATCGCGCTGTCCATGTCGAGCCTGGGTGACTGGCTCGGCTTGCTCGCGACGACAGCGCTGGCGAGCGAGCTGTCCGCGGGCAGCTACGCCGGGCAGAGCCTGGCGGTCGCCGGCGTGTTCGTCCTCCGGCTGCTCCCGGCGGTCGTGTTCGGCCCCCTGGCCGGCGTGGTCGCGGACCGCTTGGACCGCCGCTGGACGATGGTCGTGGGGGACGTGCTCAGGTTCGCGCTCTTCCTGTCGATCCCGTTCGTCTGGAACCTGTGGTGGCTGTACGTCGCCACGTTCCTCATCGAGGCGATCAGCCTGTTCTGGCTGCCCGCCAAGGAGGCGAGCATCCCCAACCTGGTGCCGCGCCACCGCCTGGAGGCGGCCAACCAGCTCAACCTGATCACCGCGTACGGGAGCGCTCCGGTCGCCGCGGCCGCGTTCGTCCTGCTGACCCTGATCGCCAAGGCCCTCGGCGTGACCACGTCGGTCTTCCGCAACAGCCCGGTCGACTTGGCGCTGTACTTCAACGCGCTGACCTTCCTGTTCTCCGGGCTCACGATCTGGCGGCTGAAGGAGATCAAAGCCGCGCGGGGTGCGAGCCCGTACGCGCCGCACAGTTCCGTACTGCGGTCCCTCGTCGAAGGCTGGCGGTTCGTCGGCAAGACCCCAGCCGTGCGCGGCCTGATCTTCGGCATGCTCGGCGCGTTCGCCGCCGGCGGCGTGGTGGTCGGCGTGGCGCGCCGGTTCGTGGAGGACCTGGGCGGCGGCGACCCCGCGTACGGCGTGCTGTTCGGCGCGGTCTTCACCGGCATGGCGGCCGGCCTGCTCGTCGGGCCGCGGCTGCTCGCCGGGTTCAGCCGCCGCCGGCTGTTCGGGCTGTCCATCACCGCCGCGGGCACGCTGCTCACGCTGATCGGACTCATCCCGAACCTGACCATCGTCGTGCTGATCACGTTCGTGCTGGGGGCTTTCGGCGGCGTCGCCTGGGTGACCGGCTACACCCTGCTCGGCTTGGAGGTGGACGACGCCGTACGCGGCCGCACGTTCGCGTTCGTCCAGACGATGGTCCGGGTCACGCTGGTCCTGGTCCTGGCCGCGGCCCCCGCGCTCACCGCGCTCATCGGCCGGCACGCGTTCGTCATCGGGGACACGGTCCTGGTCGCGTACACCGGCACCGCCATCACCCTGGTGTTCTCCGGCTTGCTCGCGGCCGCCGTCGGCGTGGTCTCCTACCGCCAGATGGACGACCGCAAGGGCACGCCGCTGCTGCCCGACCTGCTCGCAGCGATCAAGGGCGAGCCGTTGGCGGCCCGGCGATTCGTGAAGACCGGGTACTTCATCGCGTTCGAGGGTGGGGACGGCGCCGGCAAGTCCACCCAGGCCGAGCGCCTGGCCGAGTGGATCCGGGCCAAGGGCCACGAGGTGGTCGTCACCCACGAGCCCGGGGCCACCGCCCTGGGCAAGCGGCTGCGCGAGCTGCTGCTGGACGTGCGCACCGAGGGGCTCTCGCCCCGCGCCGAGGCGCTCTTGTACGCCGCCGACCGCGCCCAGCACGTCGACGAGGTGATCCGCCCCGCGCTGGCCCGGGGCGCGATCGTGATCTCCGACCGGTACATGGACTCGTCGATCGCGTACCAGGGCGCCGGCCGTGATCTGCCCGCCCCGGAGGTCGCCCGGCTTTCCAGGTGGGCCACCGGCGGGCTGGTCCCCGACCTGACCGTGGTCCTCGACCTGTCGCCCACCGAGGGGCTGAAACGCTCGATGGGGCCGGCTGACCGGCTGGAATCCGAACCGCTGGAGTTCCACGAGCGGGTGCGGCAGGGGTACCTGAGCCTGGCCGCGCGCGACCCCGGCCGATACCTCGTCGTGGACGCCACCAAGCCCGCCGACGAGGTGTTCGCGGCGATCACCGAACGGCTGGAGGTCTCGCTGCCGCTCTCCGCGCAGGAACGGGAGCGGCTGGAGGCCGAGCTGCGCCGCCAGGAGGAGGAATGCCGGCGGCGCGAGGAGGAAGACCGCCGCCGCGCCCACGAGCAGCGCCTGGTGGAGAAGGAGCGCCGTCGGATCGAAGCCGAGCAGCGCCGCCTGGAAGCCGCGCGCCGCAAGGCCGAGAAGGCCCGTCGCCGACAGGAAGAGCGTCAGCGACGCGAGGCCGAACGCCAGAACCGACTGGCGGAGGAGCGGCGCCGCCGTGAGGAGGAGCAGCGCCGCGCCGAAGCCGCCGTCCCAGAGGAGCCACGGACTCCTGCCGGGACGGCCGGCGAAGCCGTCCACGCTGCCGGGAAGGAGCTGGGTGGCCCTGGCGCGCTCGCCGCGGCGAGCGGGGCCGCCGCGGCCGAGGACGAGACCGCGGCGAGCGCTGCGGACGGCGGAGAAGCCCCGGGCGCCGTCGAGGACCAAGGCGGTGCCGGTACCGAGAGCGGGCGTGCCGCGGTCGAGGGCGGGGACCCGGTCGCGACCGGCGGCGAGGCCGCGCAGCAGGACGAGACGCGGGTGCTGCCCAAGGTGGACACGGGGTCCGCGGACGCCGCCGGGTCCCAAGCGGGGGCCCGGGCCGGAACCGGCGACGGGACGGTGCGGGACTACGAGACGAAGGTCCTGCCTCCGGTGGCGGTCGCCGGAACCGAGGAGGGCGCTGTCGAGAGCACGGGCCGCGCCGGGGCCGAGGACCGGACGCAGCTCGTACCCCGGGTGGACGCCGCCGCGGAGACGGCGCTGATCCCGCGCGTCCCGGGTGAGGTGGACGAGACCCGAGTGCTGCCGGCCTTGCCCGACGACACGCTGGGCCAGCCGATGAGCCTCGCCGACGAACTGCTCGGCACGGATCAGGACCGCGAACGCCGGGGCGAGCGGTGA
- a CDS encoding DNA polymerase III subunit delta' has protein sequence MSVWDDLVGQEHVVAQLKSTVDAAAAVLRGEPATGMTHAWLFTGPPGSGRSTAARAFAAALQCPSGGCGACEACHTVLAGTHADVHLISTELLSIGVKDTRDLVRRAALSPAGNRWQIIVMEDADRLTESAGNVLLKAIEEPAPRTVWMLCSPALEDVLPTIRSRCRHVLLRTPPVEAVAQVLVRRDGVDPAMAGFAARAAQGHIGRAKRLATDEQARQRRAAVLNLPSQLSDVASCLTAAQHLVAAAEEEAKESTEELNARETEELKTALGVGQGGRTPPGAASALKELENRQKKRATRLQRDALDRALVDLASLYRDVLAVQLGASVPLTNEEQRPFVMKLARDSTPEATVRRIQAILACRKAIEANVAPLLAVEAMTLSLRAG, from the coding sequence GTGAGCGTCTGGGACGACCTGGTCGGCCAGGAGCACGTCGTCGCGCAGCTCAAGAGCACGGTCGACGCGGCGGCCGCCGTGCTGCGCGGCGAGCCGGCCACCGGCATGACGCACGCGTGGTTGTTCACCGGCCCACCCGGATCAGGCCGGTCGACCGCGGCGCGGGCGTTCGCCGCGGCGCTGCAGTGCCCGAGCGGCGGCTGCGGCGCGTGCGAGGCATGCCACACCGTGCTGGCCGGCACACACGCGGACGTGCACCTGATCAGCACCGAGCTGTTGTCCATCGGCGTGAAGGACACCCGCGACCTGGTCCGGCGCGCGGCGTTGTCCCCGGCCGGCAACCGCTGGCAGATCATCGTGATGGAGGACGCGGACCGGCTCACCGAGAGCGCCGGCAACGTGCTGCTGAAGGCGATCGAGGAACCGGCGCCGCGTACCGTGTGGATGCTCTGCTCACCGGCCCTGGAGGACGTGCTCCCCACCATCCGGTCCCGGTGCCGGCACGTGCTGCTGCGCACCCCGCCCGTCGAGGCCGTCGCCCAGGTCCTGGTGCGCCGGGACGGCGTCGACCCGGCGATGGCCGGGTTCGCGGCGCGTGCCGCCCAGGGGCACATCGGCCGGGCCAAGCGGCTCGCCACCGACGAGCAGGCCCGCCAGCGCCGCGCCGCGGTCTTGAACCTCCCCAGCCAGCTCTCCGACGTCGCCAGCTGCCTGACCGCCGCGCAGCACCTCGTCGCCGCCGCCGAGGAGGAGGCCAAGGAGTCCACCGAGGAGCTGAACGCCCGCGAGACCGAGGAGCTCAAGACCGCGCTCGGTGTCGGCCAGGGCGGCCGCACACCCCCCGGCGCCGCGAGCGCGCTCAAGGAACTGGAGAACCGCCAGAAGAAACGCGCCACCCGGCTCCAGCGCGACGCCCTGGACCGTGCCCTGGTCGACCTGGCCAGCCTGTATCGGGACGTGCTCGCCGTGCAGCTCGGCGCGTCCGTGCCGCTCACCAACGAGGAGCAGCGGCCTTTCGTGATGAAGCTGGCCCGCGACTCCACCCCCGAGGCGACGGTCCGCCGCATCCAGGCGATCCTCGCCTGTCGAAAGGCGATCGAAGCCAACGTGGCTCCGCTGCTCGCCGTGGAGGCGATGACGCTGTCCCTGCGGGCCGGGTGA
- a CDS encoding PSP1 domain-containing protein encodes MSFERYGRLYYFDPGPYSPRVGDKVLVPTSTGPEVAECVWAPEWVSEDFGDLPQLVGLATEEDLRRDADKRRRRAEARGVAKRLIRAHGLPMKVVGVDYLDDQPHFTIYFAAPHRVDFRALVRDLARELRARIELRQVGARDEAKLQGGIGPCGRELCCATFLREFEPVSVRMAKDQDLPVNPLKISGVCGRLMCCLKYEHPLYMRAREEWPRRGETVETPAGPGKVVGHNVPAETITVKLAGSGRRCVCPVADVCGSRQAYEAARGMRTERTEA; translated from the coding sequence GTGAGCTTCGAGCGTTACGGTCGGCTGTACTACTTCGACCCCGGCCCGTACTCACCGCGCGTCGGCGACAAGGTGCTGGTGCCGACCAGCACCGGGCCCGAGGTGGCCGAGTGCGTCTGGGCGCCCGAGTGGGTGAGCGAGGACTTCGGGGACCTACCCCAGCTTGTCGGGCTCGCCACCGAGGAGGACCTGCGGCGTGACGCGGACAAGCGGCGCCGTCGCGCCGAGGCCCGCGGCGTGGCCAAGCGGCTGATCCGGGCCCACGGCCTGCCGATGAAGGTGGTCGGCGTGGACTACCTGGATGACCAGCCGCACTTCACGATCTACTTCGCCGCGCCGCACCGGGTGGACTTCCGCGCGCTGGTCCGCGACCTGGCCCGCGAGCTGCGGGCCCGCATCGAGCTGCGCCAGGTCGGCGCCCGCGACGAGGCCAAGCTCCAGGGCGGGATCGGGCCGTGCGGGCGGGAACTGTGCTGCGCGACGTTCCTGCGGGAGTTCGAGCCGGTCTCCGTCCGCATGGCCAAGGACCAGGACCTGCCGGTCAACCCGCTCAAGATCTCCGGCGTCTGCGGCCGGCTGATGTGCTGCCTGAAGTACGAGCACCCGCTGTACATGCGGGCACGTGAGGAGTGGCCCAGGCGCGGGGAGACCGTCGAGACCCCTGCCGGCCCGGGAAAGGTCGTGGGCCACAACGTCCCGGCGGAGACGATCACGGTGAAGCTGGCGGGCTCCGGCCGCCGCTGCGTGTGCCCGGTGGCGGACGTGTGCGGCTCCCGGCAGGCGTACGAGGCGGCGCGCGGGATGCGAACCGAGCGGACCGAGGCATGA
- a CDS encoding alpha/beta hydrolase, which produces MSVVRRRLGAALAAVLTAALAGTGLAACDSPSGSQGKLRSTPSAELRRFYEQQLRWSVCGGRFECAKLEVPLDYAAPQGKTIRISVVRRPATGKRIGSLILNPGGPGASGIDYAMSAALTFSQAVRDRFDIVGFDPRGVDTSSPIRCVGDAELDRFVAMDASPDSRAEVVQLDQASRQFAVACGQRAADLLPHLSTRDIARDMDVLRAALGDDRLYYLGKSWGTFLGATYAELFPRNVGRMVLDGAVDPKLGTDDIGRAQARGFEGELANFIDFCVRADCPLGDDRRAAFRRLDQLLASLDRIPIPTADGRRLNQTLALYGITAPLYDDSTWPALRDALASALAGDGTDLLRLADEYFSRDPDGRYRHNITQVLYAVNCIDRPVAPASSFPALEPSYRAASPRFGPAVLWGNLPCAYWPVKAVDRPHAISAPGTPPILVVGTRNDPATPYAWAVSLADQLPHGVLLTYEGDGHTAYNMGNQCIDQAVDSYLITGRPPADGTRCE; this is translated from the coding sequence ATGAGCGTGGTACGCCGCCGCCTGGGCGCCGCCCTGGCCGCCGTCCTCACCGCTGCCCTGGCCGGCACCGGGCTGGCGGCCTGCGACTCGCCGTCCGGGTCCCAGGGGAAGCTCAGGAGCACGCCGTCCGCGGAGCTGCGGCGCTTCTACGAGCAGCAGCTGCGCTGGTCCGTCTGCGGCGGGCGGTTCGAGTGCGCGAAGCTGGAGGTGCCGCTCGACTACGCCGCGCCGCAGGGCAAGACGATCCGCATCTCCGTGGTGCGCCGGCCGGCCACCGGCAAACGCATCGGATCGCTGATCCTGAACCCGGGCGGGCCCGGCGCCTCCGGGATCGACTACGCGATGAGCGCCGCTCTCACCTTCAGCCAGGCGGTCCGGGACCGGTTCGACATCGTCGGGTTCGACCCGCGCGGGGTGGACACGAGCAGCCCGATCCGTTGCGTCGGGGACGCCGAGCTGGACCGGTTCGTGGCGATGGACGCCTCGCCCGACTCGCGGGCCGAGGTGGTCCAACTGGACCAGGCCTCCCGCCAGTTCGCCGTGGCCTGCGGGCAACGCGCCGCCGATCTGCTTCCCCACCTCAGCACCCGCGACATCGCCCGCGACATGGACGTGCTGCGCGCGGCCTTGGGCGACGATCGCCTCTACTACCTCGGCAAGTCGTGGGGCACGTTCCTCGGCGCGACGTACGCCGAGCTGTTCCCCCGCAACGTCGGTCGCATGGTCTTGGACGGTGCCGTCGATCCCAAGCTCGGCACCGACGACATCGGCCGCGCCCAGGCCCGCGGCTTCGAGGGGGAGCTCGCCAACTTCATCGACTTCTGCGTCCGGGCGGATTGCCCCTTGGGCGACGACCGCCGGGCCGCGTTCCGCCGCCTCGACCAGCTGCTCGCGTCCCTCGACCGCATCCCGATCCCCACCGCCGACGGGCGGCGGCTCAACCAGACCCTCGCCCTGTACGGGATCACCGCCCCGTTGTACGACGACAGCACCTGGCCCGCCCTGCGCGACGCGCTCGCCAGCGCCCTCGCCGGCGACGGCACCGACCTGCTGCGCCTGGCCGACGAGTACTTCAGCCGCGACCCCGACGGCCGGTACCGGCACAACATCACCCAGGTCCTGTACGCCGTCAACTGCATCGACCGCCCCGTCGCGCCGGCCAGCTCGTTCCCCGCCCTCGAACCCTCCTACCGCGCCGCCTCCCCGCGCTTCGGCCCGGCCGTCCTGTGGGGAAACCTCCCGTGCGCGTACTGGCCGGTCAAAGCCGTCGACCGTCCGCACGCGATCTCCGCGCCCGGCACCCCGCCCATCCTCGTGGTCGGCACCCGCAACGACCCCGCCACCCCGTACGCCTGGGCGGTCAGCCTCGCCGACCAGCTCCCCCACGGTGTCCTCCTCACGTACGAGGGCGACGGCCACACCGCGTACAACATGGGCAACCAGTGCATCGACCAGGCCGTCGACAGCTACCTGATCACTGGTCGCCCACCCGCCGACGGCACGCGGTGCGAGTAA
- a CDS encoding ISL3 family transposase, with amino-acid sequence MSIVELLAILFPHLACLCIERVFHTGGSVRIQASTRDPEAACPGCGVASGRVHSRYERRLSDTAISGQETLIHLRVRRFFCRNDECEMKIFCEQVPGLTIRYGRRSVGLGEQVRAVGLALGGRAGARLTHRLAAAVSRMTLLRMIRGLPDPIPAEAVRVLGVDDFALRRGHTYGTVLIDITTGRPIDVLPERSADCLAAWLSRHPGVEVVCRDRAGCYAEGAARGAPAAIQVADRWHIWRNLGDAVERTVAKHRACLHAATPVTAPAGSSEHATRAEPPPRVGAPAIRHGRLAERTRQRHVAIHALLAQGHSLRSIAQELQLGRNTVRRFARATSPEELLVNTGTGRRPKLLDEYARYLHQRWDEGCTDAAQLWQELRELGYRGSYSSVRDHVRPLRSGIPPESPPAPPKVRQVVGWIMRNPANLDADDQRRLEAILAACPELAAVRGHVRDFAHMMKHRRGTRLEKWMAAVEADDLPDLHSFITGLRRDLDAVTAGLTLPHSSGPVEGHVNRIKTIKRQMYGRAKPDLLRKRILLAD; translated from the coding sequence GTGTCGATCGTCGAGCTACTTGCGATCTTGTTCCCTCACCTGGCGTGTCTGTGTATCGAGCGGGTGTTCCACACCGGGGGATCGGTGCGGATTCAGGCGAGTACCCGCGATCCGGAGGCGGCCTGTCCGGGCTGTGGTGTGGCGTCTGGGCGGGTGCATAGCCGGTATGAGCGGCGGCTGTCCGATACGGCGATCTCGGGCCAGGAGACACTGATTCACCTGCGGGTTCGCCGGTTTTTCTGCCGCAACGACGAGTGCGAGATGAAGATCTTCTGCGAGCAGGTACCGGGTCTGACTATCCGTTACGGCCGCCGCAGCGTTGGCCTTGGTGAGCAGGTGCGGGCGGTCGGGTTGGCCTTGGGCGGCCGGGCCGGAGCACGGTTGACGCACCGGCTGGCCGCCGCGGTCAGCCGGATGACGTTGCTGCGGATGATCCGCGGGCTGCCCGACCCGATCCCGGCCGAAGCTGTGCGGGTGTTGGGAGTTGACGACTTCGCCCTGCGCCGCGGCCATACCTACGGGACCGTGCTCATCGACATCACCACCGGCCGGCCGATCGATGTGCTGCCCGAACGCTCAGCGGACTGTCTGGCCGCATGGCTGAGTAGGCATCCCGGCGTGGAGGTTGTCTGCCGCGACCGGGCCGGCTGCTATGCCGAGGGTGCCGCCCGGGGTGCGCCGGCCGCGATCCAGGTCGCTGACCGATGGCATATCTGGCGGAATCTCGGTGACGCGGTTGAGCGGACTGTGGCCAAACATCGCGCCTGCCTGCACGCGGCCACCCCGGTCACCGCACCGGCCGGATCGAGCGAACACGCCACAAGGGCCGAGCCACCGCCCCGGGTCGGAGCCCCTGCGATCAGGCACGGACGTCTGGCCGAGCGCACCCGCCAACGCCACGTCGCCATCCACGCCCTCCTCGCCCAAGGGCACAGCCTTCGCAGCATCGCTCAGGAGCTGCAGCTGGGCCGAAACACCGTACGGCGTTTCGCCCGGGCCACCTCCCCAGAGGAGCTGCTGGTCAACACCGGAACCGGCCGCCGCCCGAAGCTGCTGGATGAGTACGCGCGCTACCTGCACCAGCGGTGGGACGAAGGCTGCACCGACGCCGCACAGCTGTGGCAAGAACTCCGTGAACTGGGCTACCGCGGGAGTTACTCAAGTGTCCGCGACCATGTCCGCCCGCTGCGATCAGGCATCCCGCCCGAGTCACCCCCGGCTCCACCGAAGGTCCGGCAGGTTGTCGGGTGGATCATGCGCAACCCCGCAAACCTGGACGCCGACGACCAGCGGCGCCTGGAGGCCATCTTGGCCGCCTGTCCCGAACTGGCCGCCGTCCGCGGCCACGTCCGCGACTTCGCCCACATGATGAAACACCGCCGCGGCACACGACTGGAGAAGTGGATGGCCGCCGTCGAAGCCGACGACCTGCCCGACCTGCACTCCTTCATCACCGGCCTGCGCCGCGACCTGGACGCCGTCACCGCCGGCCTGACCCTGCCCCACAGCTCCGGCCCCGTCGAGGGCCACGTCAACCGGATCAAAACGATCAAACGACAGATGTACGGGCGCGCCAAGCCTGACCTGCTCCGAAAGCGGATCCTCCTCGCCGACTGA